A single window of Streptomyces aquilus DNA harbors:
- a CDS encoding DUF6760 family protein, with protein sequence MPALRGRLRDGGPAAGGIHGYPLERVYQEVAHLGRHVHWTHTELMNLEHTERRRWLRTVLAQIDRG encoded by the coding sequence CTGCCCGCACTGCGAGGCCGGCTTCGAGATGGAGGCCCCGCCGCCGGGGGAATCCACGGCTACCCCCTGGAGCGGGTCTACCAGGAGGTCGCCCACCTCGGACGACACGTCCACTGGACCCACACCGAGCTGATGAACCTGGAGCACACCGAGCGCCGCCGCTGGCTGCGCACCGTGCTCGCCCAGATCGA